In one window of Psychrobacter sp. P2G3 DNA:
- the eat gene encoding ethanolamine permease: MTSTPNDQKSAVSGSTQAEKDYFAKRQLKEGAVGWVLLIGLGVAYVISGDFAGWNFGLAQGGWGGMFVALIAVALMYLCMCLSMSEMSTMLPTAGGGYSFARTAFGPLGGYLTGTAILIEYAIAPAAIAVFIGSYCESLFGIGGWIVYLTCYIVFIAIHLKGAGEALKIMFGITAVACIALVVFIVSMFPHFDSKNLFDIAVGTQAGASPFLPFGYIGIWAAVPYAIWFFLAVEGVPLAAEEAKDPAKSLPRGLIGSMLILASFALLILFLGPGAAGADTLKDSGAPLVDALIAVYGENTWLASFVNFVGLAGLIASFFSIIYAYSRQIFALSRAGYLPKKLSLTNSNKAPYLALIVPGIIGFLLSLTGEGDLLILMAVFGATISYVLMMASHIKLRLSRPDLPRPYKTPGGIMTSGIALVLASLAVIAGLMVDPKVWFMAAGIYVVFILYFVIFSRHHLVSGTPEEEFAEIRAASDDLS, from the coding sequence ATGACAAGCACGCCTAACGATCAAAAGAGCGCGGTCTCTGGCAGCACTCAAGCTGAAAAAGATTATTTCGCCAAACGTCAACTTAAAGAAGGCGCGGTTGGTTGGGTTTTATTAATAGGTCTTGGCGTCGCCTATGTCATCTCTGGAGACTTTGCTGGTTGGAACTTTGGCCTAGCACAAGGTGGTTGGGGCGGTATGTTCGTCGCCTTGATAGCCGTAGCTCTCATGTATCTATGTATGTGTTTATCAATGTCAGAGATGTCCACCATGTTGCCTACAGCAGGCGGCGGATATAGTTTCGCCCGTACCGCTTTTGGTCCTTTGGGAGGGTATTTAACTGGTACTGCGATTTTGATTGAATATGCTATCGCACCAGCCGCTATCGCAGTGTTCATTGGCTCATACTGCGAGTCATTGTTCGGTATCGGGGGCTGGATCGTATATTTAACATGTTATATCGTCTTTATAGCTATTCACTTAAAAGGCGCAGGCGAAGCATTAAAGATTATGTTTGGCATTACCGCTGTTGCCTGTATTGCCCTGGTCGTATTTATTGTGTCGATGTTTCCGCATTTTGATAGTAAAAATTTATTTGATATTGCCGTCGGTACACAAGCGGGAGCAAGTCCGTTTCTACCCTTTGGGTATATCGGGATTTGGGCTGCCGTTCCTTATGCAATTTGGTTCTTTTTAGCGGTTGAAGGTGTTCCTCTAGCGGCTGAAGAAGCTAAAGATCCTGCTAAGTCATTGCCGCGTGGATTAATCGGTTCTATGCTAATTTTAGCGTCATTCGCGCTGCTTATTTTATTCTTAGGACCAGGTGCTGCGGGTGCAGATACCTTAAAAGATTCAGGGGCGCCTTTGGTTGATGCCCTAATTGCCGTATACGGTGAAAATACGTGGTTGGCAAGTTTTGTAAACTTCGTTGGTCTCGCAGGTCTTATCGCCAGCTTCTTTTCCATCATTTATGCCTACTCTCGGCAGATTTTCGCCTTATCGCGTGCGGGTTATTTACCCAAAAAACTATCGCTAACTAATAGCAATAAAGCGCCTTATTTGGCTCTAATTGTCCCTGGGATTATAGGTTTTTTGTTATCGCTTACTGGCGAAGGAGATCTTCTTATTCTTATGGCGGTATTCGGTGCGACTATCTCATATGTATTGATGATGGCCTCGCATATTAAGCTGCGTTTATCTCGTCCTGACCTGCCACGCCCTTATAAGACACCGGGCGGTATCATGACTTCAGGTATAGCGCTTGTGCTTGCTTCTCTTGCCGTAATCGCAGGACTGATGGTAGATCCTAAAGTTTGGTTTATGGCAGCGGGGATTTATGTCGTATTTATTCTCTACTTTGTCATATTTAGCCGTCATCACTTAGTGAGTGGTACGCCAGAAGAAGAGTTCGCTGAAATTAGAGCCGCGTCAGATGATTTGAGCTAA